The DNA sequence TTGACTACATATATGCAAGAAATACAAGCTCTGTCTTACCGATGGAATGGATGTAATGGAATGGAAACCATCGAGGAAGGTATCCTGCAATAAATACCAAACAAAATTCAGCACCGGCAAAAACACTAGACTACATAGACAGAAGCTAGCATTTGAAGAGACAGTCCTTACCAAGATTCACGGTTGTGGAGAGGGACCACCTACGGATGTAAGCCCATACATATTGAAAGAAACCTACagtaaaagaacaaaacaacaTTAGCATAACAACcgttagaaaataaaattcaagttgCTGCCATTTGTTGATACCTGTACAGCATTAGCATACACACGAAATAAAGCAACATAATTCATTTGTCATATAATTGACTGCAAAATTGGGATATAGTTTTGGGAAATGGCCAttatataagaaaaataataaattacactTTGTTACCTTAGGTTTGAAGTTGATATAAATtccttacaatatctttaaaacatttcactttcatattactattttatttcaatatactatatccgttacatttttcatccatcgaTCTGTTAAAAGTTGATGTGGTTGCTGCATTTGTGTTATGTGGCGGCCAAATTTATGAcacgtggaaaaaaaaaatatttttttattcatttaaaaataaataattaaaaaagttattaattaaaaaaaaaaaaaaaaaaaaaacaagaacccATCTTCTTCCCCGACACCCCCCCCGGGTCAACCCAAACACCCCATCCCACACCACCCCACCCCCATCTCCGCCGCAaccccaccaccacccccccccccccccccccccaaaaaaaaaacaaaaaaccgaaaaccctAAAAAACCCTGGGTTTTTTGGAAGCGAGAGTTGCAGAAGACACACAGAGGTGCCCCCCGCGGagacaaggagaagaagacggaTCGGGTCTTGTAGCTGCTTTCTCCTTCTCAGTCCACTtctcttctcctctctctctctctctctctctctctctctctctctctctctctagaattccCTTTGCTTTGACTGAGGTCTCCACTCACAATGATCGCAAGGACTGCTGCCTCATCGTCGATGGTAAGGTAATCTTCTAGCTACTTCTAAGCTGCGGTTTTCAGTTACATTTGGGGATTTTGCAtctgggttttaatttgaggGTTTCTGTGTGTGATTGAATCTGGGTTTTGCTCTGATTGGATCTGTGTGAAGTGCTTTTTTTTTCGTCTTGAGAATTCAATTCCCCCTtttgattttggggttttgggttgAACAGCTGggtttttttggggttttgggtggGGGGGTGTTCGGGTTGCAGGGAAGGGGGGCGGGGAAGAAGATggcttctgggttttttttattattattatttttaaatgaataaaaaaatattttttttgccacACAAATTTAACAGCAGTTCTTAACGGATTaatagatgaaaaatgtaatgaggtactatattgaaataaaatagtagttGAGGTATAagagtgaaatgttttaaagatgttgtaaggaattgaaatcgatcTCAAACCTAAGGTGATAAAGTGTAATTTAGCCtaagaaaaacaattaaaagtgTTTAGCTGTAATAGAAATATAGACAACAACCACAATATAAACAGAGTCTTAATAGGATGAAATATTTATCTCTTTATATAGTTCAGATAACCTCATAAATACTGTATTATGAAGATAATATTGTTTCGATATCAATAATATTGTTACGATATGATATCCATAATAATGCCTATATGTATCTATATACTGTTGACATGATATGAATATTGTTGATATATTTTTCAAGCAGAATGAATGGCTTAGCTGGAGGTTTTGCAAAGAAAGAATATATATTCCTCTTCCATTGAGGAACAACTGGTGCTGCTCATTTTGTAAACAACGATTCAAACTgtttatattttagtacatcattcatagataaaaaaaaaattagaaaaatccaaaaccataaacacattcaattgtagtaaagaaaatagaagaatatGATTTTTAAAAAACACTAGTATGACTGGCATTTAAAGAAAGAAGTAAAAGATAGACAGTTAAATCATTGAAATACGCACCTGGGATGGTGCGCGGAGAACATATAAAATGAGCCGAACCGTTAATGTAATAACTGTTAATGTAAAATGAGCCATTGCAGGGTGAACTTTGTTCAGCAGGCCAAAACACAGCAAGCTCAAAGCCATACATGAGTGCACTGTGTATATATTCATAGCTATGAGAGCCATTATAGTACCCCTCGAAGTCTTCCTCTCGACACTGCATCGAAGTCTTCCTCTCGACTCTGCAACCCTCATTCCAATCTTCCATTGCAGGGCCAATCATGATATAACTATAAGATTTAGGTTGGATCAAAGAAGTGGCACTATTATTCAAGCATGGAGCAGTATCCACGTACAGAGAAGAATTTACTTGGTTTCTACACCTCAAGTAATATACTGACAAAAGCGGTGAACCATATGGAGATGGATATGGAGAATCAGAGGACAGCCAATTTTGAGGCAGGGAAGAGCAATTGTTGTTGTCAAGGCCAGGATCTAGAAGTCGGATTGTTTTGTTCTCGTAGTTGATTGCCTGTACGTAGTATTTGCCAGAATCAAGTAGATCTAGAACTGTTGTATTGTTGTTCTCACAGGAAAGAGTATAACTTGTATCGCCACATGTCTTCGGATCATCGTTTAGTCGAAAAGGATAAGTTATGTTATGGATAAGGCCGCAGGAGGAGGTACATGAAGACTTACTATCATCCTTAGCGTTACAAGTTTCACCGcaaaagcaaagaacaagaaaggcTAGAACGAAAGGCCACCAAGACAAGGTGAAGGATCTGCTTCCACTTTTTTCCATGggtagaagagagagagagagggttgttTACTAGTAGACAAAAAGTGCTAGTTTAGACAGTTGTATACATACCCATATTATAATATAGGAGAGGGGTTAAAGGACGCACCTTCCGTGAAGCTCCAATTATTAATTAGAAAATATCTTAGAGGAAAGGCCGTCAATGATGTTTGTTTGACACAGTCAGTCAACAGCAAAGGCTGACTTGTGCAATGAAATGAGAGGGAGGAGGGAGGCAGCGTGAGGAGAGAGGAGGTGGCAGCGGAGTTGGGGTGGGGGAAGCTTGAAAATTCTAATGTTATTAGTGGAGGATAATTGGGAAGCTATGACAAAAATTAGGGTAGATTATACAAAATTATCTTTATTATGAGTTGAATTCATAAATTGAGGTAtaacattgcaatgtttaaaacatgagatATAAGATTGTGATTCGACTTATAGTTgaagtagttttgtgtaatttacccaaacaTTTCTTAGTTGGTGAACTTTAACATAAAATTGGGTATCAATAAAAGTACCCTCTGAGGGCAGGGACGATTTTTGGATGACAAAACCTAGATATTGTgttcaattaagattttgaaggatttaaAAAGAGTCATAGAAGTTTATGGAATTTCAAAATCCTTTATTTAGTATTTTGGTAGTGCATTTGTAGCATTTTAGTAATTGAGAAGAGTGGGTTGGAGAAGGTCACATCCACAAAAACAATCCAATACTTGCAGTTGAGAAGACAATTTAAGAcataatcttttatttttaatttgtataatAGAAAAGGAAGCACCTTCCGTGAAGTTGCATGCACTAAGCACTTCAAATTATTGATTAGCATAGAAAATATCATAGAGGAAAGTCGGTCAATGGCAAAGACCGACTTGTGtaatgaaatgatgaaggaattgCTCCTCTCTTCCTCTTGCATATTGTTATTGGAGAATACTCTATAATTAatacgtatgtatatatatgtgtgtgcgcTTAATTAGATTTCATGCGCATTGTTATTACTATTACCAGCTCAAAAATGCAGAAATTGCTCATCGCTTCCTTTTGCATATTGTTACTGGTTTTCTTCAAAGTAGTTGAAGCAAGCCAATTTACGTGCTCCAaatccaattgtagcaatgatcaagGCCCGGCTATCCATTTTCCATTGCACCTCAACCATCATTGTGGTCCTGGACTTGAATGCAATCAGACAGATGAGCAGCCGATAATCCTGGTAAAATTCTTTGTCAAGCGCATAGATTACAAGCGTCAGGAAATCCAAGTGTATAGCGCATACACAGATGACTGCTTGATACTAATAAAGCCTGTCAAACTCCCAAACATGCCACTCTCTCCCTTCAACTTGTCAATTTTCGACATCCGTAACGTTACCTTATTCAGCTGCGCACCTGATGGAAGATACCATGGGATTCAAGTCCCCTGCTTCGGTGACCATGGCAGCACAACTTATGCTTTTGATCATTCTTATTATTCAAGTTCCCTACCATTGGATGATATCCCTGATTATCTACAGTCTTGTACAAGAATGTATGATGTTTTATCAGTTCCAATTGGTACAGAGTTCGAAAACGAATATGATGTTCATCGTTTCAAGTGGTCCGCACCAAATTGTAGAGAATGTGAAGCAGAGGGAAAGAGGTGTAGGTGGAAGAACAATGGCACCAACAGTGAAATTGAATGTGTTCACTGGAGGAAACCAAGTAAAGATAACATATATTATACTCATTGCTAGCTAGCTTTAAACATTGTCCTTTCCAATTTTATGAGGATTAATCGATTGACAGTCTCCATTTAATTTGCAATTATCTTTTACAGGCAGCACATGGAAATCACTGGTTACAGGTGGAGTCCTGGGTTCTTTGCTTCTCGTTCTACTGATGATTGCAGCATATCGGGTATATAGCGCTgatagaaaggaaaaagagagtcGATTAAGAATTGAAAGATTCTTGGAGGATTACAGAGCACTGAAACCGAGCAGGTATTTGTACGCAGATATTAAGAGGATTACAGATCAATTCAAGGACAAGTTGGGCCAAGGAGCCTACGGAACTGTCTTCAAAGGAAGGCTTTCTTCTGAATTCCTTATTGCTGTCAAAGTCCTCAACAGTTCTAAGGGAGATGGCGAAGAGTTCGTAAATGAAGTGCGAACCATGGGTCATATCCACCACGTCAACGTGGCTCGCTTGGTTGGATTTTGTGCCGATGGATTTGTACGAGCTCTTGTTTACGAGTTCTTCCCCAATGGTTCCCTGCAAGATTTCATTTCGTCTGCAGATAGTAAGAATTCCTTCCTTGGTTGGGATAAGTTGCAAAATATTGCCCTCGGCATAGCCAAAGGAATTGAATATCTTCACCAAGGATGTGATCAACGAATCCTCCATTTCGATATCAAACCCCATAATGTTTTGCTAGACCAAAActtcactccaaaaatttctgaTTTTGGTTTGGCCAAGTTATGTTCCAAGGATCAAAGCTTGGTGTCTATGACTACAGCCAGGGGGACCATGGGATACATTGCACCCGAAGTGTTCTCCAGGAATTTCGGAAACGTGTCTTACAAGGCAGATGTCTATAGCTTTGGAATGCTGCTGCTCGAGATGGTAGGAGGAAGGAAGAATATTGGTTCAACCATCGAGAACACCACAGATGAAATTTACTATCCACAGTGGATTTATAATCTTCTAGAGGAAGGGGATGACCTACGAATCCATATTGGGGAAGAAGGAGATGGTAAAATTCCAAAGAAACTTGCAATTATAGGGCTATGGTGTATCCAGTGGCACCCGGTGGATCGTCCGTCCATGAAAATAGCAGTTCAGATGTTAGAAGGAGACGGAGAAAGCTTGACCATGCCGCCTAATCCCTTTGTGGCTACAGGTCCTACAACTAAAAATGGAAGCATTCCGGCAAGACGACTAGAGTTGGAACCAATTGCTGAACTAGAGTAGAAATTGTAACAACAATATATGTAATATTAACATTGAATGTGTAATCTTTCGAACCTAATTTAAGGGTGTTTGTTTCCAATTcttgttaacttttttttatttttttattttgtaagcgTCGAAGGAAATCAAGTCTTGGACTTGCCCTATGCATGTGGCAACCCCTCCCAATTTTTTCTCTTCGCATTCGGCCAACTTTTACTTGGAATTTTAATTAGTATAAATCTTAcacaaaggaaaacaaaatgtaGTTTCTGAGGTATTGAATCATTGAAATAGACGTCGTGCTGCTgggttggaacttggaagaaaCTTCATGGATGGATGCTGGATAGAAGTAGCAAATTAACTCATTGAATTATTAAAGGTACCCGATATTCACATCAGTTGCTATAATAAAAGATTTGGAATTATGTGTATTATCCAAATGATTATTCTTCTTTCATTAAATTTccaaggaaaatgaaaatgaactAAAATTGTATAAATTAATGAAGTGTCAAAAGACAATAATAAATTAATGGAAAAagactaaaattttataaattaatggAGTATCAAAAGACAATAATAAcagaaaaaatcatttttcgTTAAACAAATTAACTATTTATTTAAGAGGATGTGGATGATGGTTGATGCAtcacgtgaaaaaaaaaagaccaactTTGAAGAGAGACATTCAttagaagcaaaaaaaaaaaagttataatgatTTAGGAAAAACCAACAAAAGGTAATTAAATGGGACTCATTGACTTGATTAGGAAAGGGCCGGTGAAcgagaatttttttaatatgatcGGAATACGAGATAATATGTTATGTGTTATTATgtaaatagtgagatatgtgtgttaaaaagttcatatcttaaaaagtaaaatttttcactacttatataaaaatacatgatgTACCATTCGTATTccgatcacaatgaaaaatttctcatggtAAACAATCTTGAGACATTCATTACAAGCCAATAAAAAAGTTATAACAATTTACCAAAAAGCTAGAAAACCTCATTAAGTGGGATTCATTAAAATACTTGATTAAGAGAAAAGTGGTGCTATCTAcataatttattcaatttgcaGTTGACCGACATaatgaattgaaagaaaatcaaataacaaaatttaacaaatgaTGCATGAGGAGTAAAAACGAATGTGTAGATAGTACAaccaaataatattattatgttTACTTTCAAGTTTTTAAGGAAATGAGAGTGCTAGTTTGCAATTGGATAAAGGGATAaaatttttagaagaaaaattatATTCTTGTGTTTGTTTTCAAGTATTTCGAGAAATGAGAGTGGAAATTCGAATTGGAATTAGGAATGAAAGTTCCACTTGACTATGACCAAGAAAGAAGTCTAACTCTCTAAGCGGCAGCCTGGCAGGTCTTCCAATTGATGTGAACCAGTCATCTAGTATTTGGTTGGGAGCTAGTGGCTAGAGCACCCTCCGTGCAGCTGAAGTATTGAAAAATATCTAAGAGGAAAAGTCATGCTAAGTTAAAGCCAGGCCCATAATGTCGGACAATCGGTCTATGACAGGATTGACTTATGTAATAATTGAGATTGACGTACACGTAACACGGTAACAGGCCCATGATGCCAAACAGTCGGTCAATGGCAGGATTGACTAATGTAATAATTGAGATTGATGTACATGTAACAGGTGAGCCAAGGATTCTCTGCCATTCCATTTCCGATGTCTTCAtattttgtgtggtcacagttaagttacgtcaacattttatattatttttttataaagataataagacaaaaatgaatagtaatataacaTATTGACGTAGCTTAACCATGACCATACAAACATAAAGGCACGGAAAGGCACCTGAagtaggagggcagacaatctttGTATGTAACAGGTGCCCGTCACGATCATAgttaataatacaaaactatgTGAATAAAGACTTACACACTACAATCCTTGGTTATGGAAAGAAATCATTTTTCATTATAATCCATCAAATTAAGGAATCtatacttttgaaatttgatccaatggtttaagttattatgatttttaaaaTAGATCCCTATTTttaactgttggatcaaatgTTAACGACATAAATTTCCTGATTATGCGGAAGGGATCCGAAAATGATCTCTCTTTTCCCTTcattacaaagaaaaagacatcaACCTGTTCCGGatttcatgtgaattaaaattaattattcttcttttattaaatttccaAGAAAAATGTAAATGGAGTAAAATTGTATAAATTAATGGAGTATCAAAAGACAataataagagaaaaaaaatcatttttcgtTAAATAAATTAACTATTTATTTAAGAGGATGTGGATGCATCACGTGAATACAAAAAACCAACTTTGGAGAGAGACATTCATTAGaagcaaagaaaaaagttatAATGATTTAGGAAAAGGTCATTAAATGGGAGTCATTGACATGATTCGAAAATGGGTAGTGAACAACAAATTTTTCAGTGCGACCGGAATACAGGATGATATATCATATATCATTATgcaaatagtgagatatgtatgttaaaaagttaatatcttaaaaaataaaatttcccaccatttatataaaaacaagtgATGTACCATTCGTGTTCCGatcataatgaaaaatttctcgtggTAAACGACCTTGAGACATTCATTACAAGCCAATAAAAAAGGTACAACAATTTACGAAAAAGCAAGAAAACCTCATTAAGTAGGACTCATTAAAATACTTGATTAAGAGAAGAGTGGTGCTATCTATATACCTCATTCAATTTTCAATCATCCGATATaatgaactaaaaaaaatcaaaaaacaaaaattaacaaaagatgCCTAGGAGGTAAAAGAAAGTGTGTAAATAGCACAACCAAATAATATTGTTGTGTTTACTTTCAAGTTTTTAAAGGAATAAGAGTGCTAGTTTGTAATTGAATAAAGGGATGAAATTATAAGAAGAAAAGTCATATTCTTACGCATACTTTCTAGTTTTTAGAGAAATGAGAGTGGAAATTCGAATTGGAATTAGGAATGAAAGTTCTACTTGATAGACCAAGAAAGAAATATGGTAGGTCTTCCAATTGATGTGAATCAATAATCTAATATTTGGTTGGGCGCTAGTGGCCAGAGCACCCTCCGTGCAGCTGCAGTATTGAAAAAGATCTGGGAGGAAAAGTCATGCTAAGTTAAAGCTAGGCCCATGATGCCGGACAGTCGGTCAATGGTAGGACTGATTTATGTTATAATTGAGATTGATGTACATGTAACAGGCCCACGATGCGGGTCAGTCGGTTAATGGCAGATCTGACTTATGTAATAATTGAGATTGATGTACATGTAACAAGCCCATGATGCGGGTCAGTCGGTTAATGACAGGACTGACTTATGTAATAATTGAGATTGATGTACATGTAACGGGTGCCCGTCACAATCGCagttaataatacaataatatgtAATAAAGACTTACACACGACAATACATTATTCATCTTTCGTTACAAAGAAAAACACATCATCCTGTTCCGGatttcatgtgaattaaaattagttcaaaatacataaaattgcTCCTCTCTTCCTTCCTCTTGCATAtttttacttgttttctttagaaaaaattatagcaatagttctttaattttaattcaattagagTAATGATCTATTAACCAAAAATTTTATGATCATTAACCCCTTAACTTACCAAAATGTGCAACTAAGATTCTTTTTGTCAACTCCATCagaattttgttaaaaagattCATATTGGAAGAACTGTTGATacaattagattaaagttgagagacgtTGCTCTAATTGGcttaaagttgaaggaccatttCACTAactgggttaaagttgaggcaCTATTGCTAcgatttttttcatttggttttctatatttgcCTATTGATTCAGTCTCACGTGTGTGTGGCACGTGACTTAATTTGAAAAGTTTTAACGGAGTTAACGAAAAGAACTACAGTTACactttttgacgaaattaagagaccaatgatcatgaatttttagttgatgaacTATTATTTAAACTGAGTTAAAGTTGACGGATCGTTGCTACAATTTTCAGTTGAGGAAAGCAAGTATAACATATATTCCGAAGTGTTCTCCAGGAATTTCGGAAACGTGTCTTACAAGGCAGATGTCTATAGCTTTGGAATGCTGCTGCTCGAGATGGTAGGAGGAAGGAAGAATATTGGTTCAACCATCGAGAACACCACAAATGAAATTTACTATCCACAGTGGATTTATAATCTTCTAGAGGAAAGGGATGACCTACGAATCCATATTGGGGAAGAAGGAGATGGTAAAATTCCAAAGAAACTTGCAATTATAGGGCTATGGTGTATCCAGTGGCACCCGGTGGATCGTCCGTCCATGAAAATAGCGGTTCAGATGTTAGAAGGAGACGGAGAAAGCTTGACCATGCCGCCTAATCCGTTTGTGGCTACAGGTCCTACAACTAAAAATGGAAGCATTCCGGCAAGACGACTAGAGTTGGAACCCATTGCTGAA is a window from the Pyrus communis chromosome 16, drPyrComm1.1, whole genome shotgun sequence genome containing:
- the LOC137720419 gene encoding rust resistance kinase Lr10-like; translated protein: MRIVITITSSKMQKLLIASFCILLLVFFKVVEASQFTCSKSNCSNDQGPAIHFPLHLNHHCGPGLECNQTDEQPIILVKFFVKRIDYKRQEIQVYSAYTDDCLILIKPVKLPNMPLSPFNLSIFDIRNVTLFSCAPDGRYHGIQVPCFGDHGSTTYAFDHSYYSSSLPLDDIPDYLQSCTRMYDVLSVPIGTEFENEYDVHRFKWSAPNCRECEAEGKRCRWKNNGTNSEIECVHWRKPSSTWKSLVTGGVLGSLLLVLLMIAAYRVYSADRKEKESRLRIERFLEDYRALKPSRYLYADIKRITDQFKDKLGQGAYGTVFKGRLSSEFLIAVKVLNSSKGDGEEFVNEVRTMGHIHHVNVARLVGFCADGFVRALVYEFFPNGSLQDFISSADSKNSFLGWDKLQNIALGIAKGIEYLHQGCDQRILHFDIKPHNVLLDQNFTPKISDFGLAKLCSKDQSLVSMTTARGTMGYIAPEVFSRNFGNVSYKADVYSFGMLLLEMVGGRKNIGSTIENTTDEIYYPQWIYNLLEEGDDLRIHIGEEGDGKIPKKLAIIGLWCIQWHPVDRPSMKIAVQMLEGDGESLTMPPNPFVATGPTTKNGSIPARRLELEPIAELE